In Methylomonas sp. MK1, the genomic stretch CCTTGACCTACGCCGCCTATCTAATCGGTACTGGCGAAACGGTGGTCCGCATCGGTGCCTCGCGCTTTACCGCTTATGCGATGCTGGTGGCTTGCGCGGCGACGCTGATGCAATTTTTACTCACTCATCCGCCGGCGGCCTTGCTGTTGCCGATGCGGGTGTATCAATTGAGCTTGCTGATGGCGATCTTCTCGACGGTGCTGCCGGTGTTCATGCTCTCGGCAGCGATCAAGATAATAGGTTCCAGTCATACCTCGCTGATCGGCTCGCTGGGGCCGGTAGCGACCTTGTTCATGGCCAGTTATGTGTTGGGTGAAGAATTGACGCTCGCTCAGATTGGCGGGGCGGTGTTGGTGATGGTCGGAGTATTGAGTCTGTCGTTGAGGTGAGGGTCCGTTAATCGGGCGCCAAGCCACCCGATACCAACATCTCCCGGGCATGCGCCAAAGTGTTTTCGGTAATGGTGACGCCGCCCAGCATGCGCGCGACTTCATTCACGCGTTCGTCGTCGCTCAAACGGCGGACCGTGGACGATGTCACCGCTGCTTTCTGATTCTTGGCGACGAATAAATGCTGATGCGCTTGCGACGCGACTTGCGGCAAGTGGGTGACGCACAATACCTGGCGGTTCTTGCTCAAACGCCTTAATTTCTGACCGACGATTTCGGCAATACCGCCGCCGATGCCGGAATCGACCTCGTCGAAAATCATGGTCGGCGTGGTTTTGTCGGTGCTGGTCGTCACTTGAATCGCCAGGCTGATCCGCGACAACTCGCCTCCCGACGCCACTTTGGCTAACGGCTTGGCCGGCAGGCCGGGGTTGGTGCTGACCAAAAATTCGATGCTATCCACACCGTTGCGCTGCGGTTCGGTATCTTCAGGAGTGCGGAGATTGACGAGGAACTCGCCGTGCGGCATGCCCAATTCTTTGATGGCGTCGGAAATCCGTTGCTGCAACTCGGCGCCGGCTTGGCGACGGCTGACGGACAACTCGCCGGCTAGTTTGCGATACTGGCTTAACAGTCGCTCGCAATCGGCATTCAGACTTTCGATACGCTCGCTACTATGGCTGAGGTTGTCCAGTTCGGTAGCGAAGCGGGTCGCCAGTTCCGGCAATTCTTCCGGCTGGATTTTATGTTTACGGCTCAGTGACTGAATCACGCCGATCTGATTTTCCAGCCAGACAAGTTGTTGCGGATCGGCTTCCTGATTTTCCAGGAAGCGGCGCAATTGTTGGGTGGCCTCGCCGATCTGGATTTCCGCATCGCTTAATAATTCGGAAACCCCGTTTAGCTCGCCGGCATATTGCGCTAGCTCGTTGATGGCATGAATCACATGGCCCAGCATGTCGGCTACAGATTGCTGATCGTTGTCGTACAAAATATCCAGCTGCTGCTGACCGACGCCGAGGATTTTGCCCAAGTTAGCCAGCTTGTGATGCTCGTCGGCCAAGGCTTGGTAATCGAAATTTTCCAAATCCAGTTGCTGCAACTCGTCGAGTTGGTAACGGAGCAATTCCTCGCGTTCGACCTGATCGCTGCCGGCTTTTAATAATTGTTGCAGTTGCTTATGCGCTTGTTTCCAGCTTTGGTAACAAGTATTCAGATCGTCCAGCAAGGCCTGATTGCCGGCGAAACCGTCCAACAGCCGTCTTTGTTCCTCGTTATCCAGCAGCGTCAGATGGGCGTGTTGGCCGTGGATTTCCACCAGTTGCCTGCTCAGGCCTTGCAGGGTTTGCAGGTTGACCGGGCGGTTGTTGATATAAGCCTTGGAACGGCCATCATCGCTGATGGTGCGGCGGATCATGCACTGGCCGCCGTCGTCCAGCTCGTTGTCGATCAGCCATTGTTTGACCAGCGGCGCTTTGGATAAATCAAACTCGATATTCACTTCGGCACGCTTGCTGCCGGGGCGCACATAGCCGGAATCGGCGCGGTCGCCCAAAGCCAGGCCCAATGCGGTCAGTAGAATCGATTTGCCGGCCCCGGTTTCGCCGGTTAATACCGACATGCCGGGGTCCAGGTCCAGGTCCAGCGCGTCGACGACGGCGAGGTCGATAATGTTAAGGTTTAACAGCATGGCCTTAGGCGGGGTAGCCGCTCCAGTTAAGTTTACTTCTTAAAGTATGGAAAAAATCGTGATCCGCAGGATGCAAAATTTTAATCGGTTTGGCGGATTTTTTGATGACGATTTTGTCGTTGATGCGCACGTCCGGGATCTCCATGTGGTCGCAAGTCACCAGCGCATTGATCTGTTTGGTTTGGCTGAAACGGATTTCGATGACCACGTTGTCGTCGATGACGATGGGCCGATTCGACAGCGTA encodes the following:
- the recN gene encoding DNA repair protein RecN, with the protein product MLLNLNIIDLAVVDALDLDLDPGMSVLTGETGAGKSILLTALGLALGDRADSGYVRPGSKRAEVNIEFDLSKAPLVKQWLIDNELDDGGQCMIRRTISDDGRSKAYINNRPVNLQTLQGLSRQLVEIHGQHAHLTLLDNEEQRRLLDGFAGNQALLDDLNTCYQSWKQAHKQLQQLLKAGSDQVEREELLRYQLDELQQLDLENFDYQALADEHHKLANLGKILGVGQQQLDILYDNDQQSVADMLGHVIHAINELAQYAGELNGVSELLSDAEIQIGEATQQLRRFLENQEADPQQLVWLENQIGVIQSLSRKHKIQPEELPELATRFATELDNLSHSSERIESLNADCERLLSQYRKLAGELSVSRRQAGAELQQRISDAIKELGMPHGEFLVNLRTPEDTEPQRNGVDSIEFLVSTNPGLPAKPLAKVASGGELSRISLAIQVTTSTDKTTPTMIFDEVDSGIGGGIAEIVGQKLRRLSKNRQVLCVTHLPQVASQAHQHLFVAKNQKAAVTSSTVRRLSDDERVNEVARMLGGVTITENTLAHAREMLVSGGLAPD